A window from Argopecten irradians isolate NY chromosome 3, Ai_NY, whole genome shotgun sequence encodes these proteins:
- the LOC138317491 gene encoding serine/threonine-protein kinase Chk1-like, with protein sequence MAVVTTFVEGWDFVQTLGEGAYGEVKLAVNTDTQEAIAVKIINLERCPSAADSVRKEVCVHKMLNHENVIKFFGFRKNGNMQYLFLEYASGGELFDRIEPDVGMSQGDANKYFKQLLAGVEYLHSRGVTHRDLKPENVLLDDFDNLRISDFGLATVFRYQGNERLLERCCGTVPYVAPEVISRKPYHAEPADVWSCAVILVALLAGELPWDEPSYGCQEYSDWKDCRITVPPWSKIDNLALSLLRKLLVENASKRFTIRQIKGHQWFNKNFNKTRKGSWGRLPSGSPSDSPCGTGPFKRVCSGLTPPGHSGDSDMRVSSSQPDPQQLPDNNGDGGQSTVDAIFSFSQPVNPENMFLSSQFQGTPGCSQTPLQKMVRRMTRFFVRADKEGSMAELERVLQQLGYNYKRNSPGMATISAHDRRKMSLVFKACLLEMGENLLMDFRLSKGDGLEFKRHFIKIKEQMKSVISKMPPAYPLVPSQISQLDTH encoded by the exons ATGGCGGTAGTGACAACATTTGTGGAGGGCTGGGATTTTGTCCAGACTCTGGGAGAAGGTGCTTATGGAGA GGTGAAGCTGGCTGTGAATACTGACACACAGGAAGCTATAGCAGTGAAGATCATCAACTTAGAGCGATGTCCTTCTGCAGCCGATAGTGTCCGTAAGGAA GTTTGTGTTCATAAAATGTTGAATCATGAAAATGTCATCAAATTCTTCGGCTTTCGGAAGAATGGCAACATGCAGTATCTGTTCCTGGAGTATGCTAGTGGTGGCGAACTGTTCGACAGGATAG AGCCGGATGTTGGAATGTCTCAGGGTGATGCTAACAAATACTTCAAACAACTTCTCGCAGGCGTG GAGTATCTACACAGTCGAGGTGTCACACATCGAGATCTGAAGCCTGAGAATGTCCTCCTCGATGATTTTG ATAATTTGAGGATATCCGACTTTGGTCTTGCTACTGTGTTTCGTTACCAAGGTAACGAACGTCTCCTAGAACGATGCTGTGGAACAGTGCCTTATGTTGCCCCGGAGGTGATCAGTCGTAAACCTTACCATGCTGAGCCTGCAGATGTCTGGTCATGTGCTGTCATACTGGTAGCTCTTCTGGCTGGAG AGTTACCTTGGGATGAGCCTAGCTACGGCTGTCAGGAGTACAGTGACTGGAAGGACTGTCGTATCACCGTCCCGCCGTGGAGCAAAATAGATAACCTGGCATTGT CTCTTCTCCGGAAGTTATTGGTGGAAAATGCCTCAAAGCGGTTCACAATCCGCCAAATCAAGGGCCACCAATGGTTCAACAAAAACTTTAACAAGACACGTAAAG GGTCATGGGGTCGCTTACCATCAGGATCCCCCAGTGATTCTCCTTGTGGTACAGGTCCATTCAAGAGAGTTTGTTCTGGATTGACTCCCCCTGGACACAGTGGTGACAG TGACATGCGTGTGTCCTCGTCTCAGCCTGATCCCCAACAGCTTCCAGACAATAATGGAGACGGAGGTCAGTCCACGGTAGACGCCATCTTTAGCTTCTCTCAGCCGGTAAATCCAGAGAACATGTTCCTTAGTAGTCAGTTCCAGGGCACCCCAGGATGTTCACAG ACACCACTCCAGAAGATGGTGCGCCGGATGACAAGGTTTTTTGTGCGAGCAGACAAAGAAGGCAGTATGGCTGAACTGGAACGGGTTCTACAACAACTCGGATACAACTACAAACGTAACTCACCAGGCATG GCAACAATTAGTGCCCATGATCGGAGAAAAATGTCATTGGTGTTCAAAGCCTGTCTGCTGGAGATGGGAGAAAATTTGCTGATGGACTTCAGGCTTTCCAAG GGAGATGGACTTGAGTTTAAACGGCATTTCATTAAGATAAAAGAACAGATGAAATCAGTGATCAGCAAGATGCCTCCTGCCTATCCACTGGTGCCGTCACAAATTAGCCAACTCGACACACACTGA
- the LOC138317493 gene encoding histone H2A-like: protein MSGRGKGGKTKSKAKSRSSRAGLQFPVGRIHRLLRKGNYAERVGAGAPVYLAAVLEYLAAEVLELAGNAARDNKKSRIIPRHLQLAIRNDEELNKLLSGVTIAQGGVLPNIQAVLLPKKTGAAKGKSSQSQEF from the coding sequence ATGTCTGGACGAGGAAAAGGCGGCAAGACAAAATCCAAAGCCAAGAGTCGATCAAGCCGTGCAGGACTCCAGTTTCCAGTCGGCAGAATCCACAGGCTTCTCAGAAAAGGAAACTATGCTGAACGAGTTGGAGCTGGTGCCCCCGTGTATCTCGCCGCAGTTCTAGAATATCTGGCAGCTGAAGTTTTGGAATTGGCAGGAAATGCAGCCAGAGACAACAAGAAGAGCAGGATCATCCCCCGTCATCTCCAGTTGGCCATCAGAAATGACGAGGAGTTGAACAAGCTGCTGTCTGGTGTCACCATCGCCCAGGGTGGTGTTCTGCCCAACATCCAGGCTGTACTTCTGCCCAAGAAGACCGGCGCTGCAAAGGGAAAATCTTCCCAGTCCCAGGAGTTCTAG